A stretch of DNA from Oryza brachyantha chromosome 9, ObraRS2, whole genome shotgun sequence:
gcagcggccgccTAGCTACGGTACCGACGTCCGgcagcggccgcggccgcgctcgctggtggtggtgggctcTTGCTGTGAGGAGGCCTGtgccgcgtcggcggcgcagcACGGGGGACTGGGAGgctcggcggtggccggcgatggcggcgccaCCACgacgagggcgcggcggcaggAGGGGCACGTCGAGCTGGACAGCAGCCAGACGTCGACGCACGCCGCGTGGAAGCCGTGGCCGCACGGCGGGAGCACGCGGACCTCGTCGCCGCGGGCGAACTCGGCGAGGCAGATGGCGCACTccggccgctcctcctcctcctcctcccctgctCCGAACGACACGGTCGGCAGCGACTGCAGCGCCTTCTTCTTGAGCCCcttgctcgccggcgccgggggcaTTGCCCCCTCCGCTCCGGCGTCGGGCTCCGCCTCGACGGCGAACGACGAGGGGTTGCACAGCCGCGAGCACCGCGCCACGAGTGCCAGCCCGACGACGCAGAGCAAGAAACAGAACACTGCGGCTAGAATGAGCAACGTGTCC
This window harbors:
- the LOC102719324 gene encoding RING-H2 finger protein ATL80-like; its protein translation is MRHLLQSADNLAAATATATASGGGHGGVHTDTLLILAAVFCFLLCVVGLALVARCSRLCNPSSFAVEAEPDAGAEGAMPPAPASKGLKKKALQSLPTVSFGAGEEEEEERPECAICLAEFARGDEVRVLPPCGHGFHAACVDVWLLSSSTCPSCRRALVVVAPPSPATAEPPSPPCCAADAAQASSQQEPTTTSERGRGRCRTSVP